A genomic region of Pyrus communis chromosome 14, drPyrComm1.1, whole genome shotgun sequence contains the following coding sequences:
- the LOC137715320 gene encoding heterogeneous nuclear ribonucleoprotein 1-like, producing the protein MEPDHGKLFIGGISWDTDEERLKEYFRKYGEVVEAVIMRDRVTGRARGFGFVVFADPAVAERVVMDKHMIDCRTVEAKKAVPKEDQHILNRTGVVNGSPSPGRTKKIFVGGLASTVTESDFKKYFDQFGTVTDVVVMYDHNTQRPRGFGFITYDSEEAVDRVLHKTFHELNGKMVEVKRAVPKGLSPGPSRSPMIGHNYSPGRTNSFLNSYAQSYNMSPIGGFGISMDTRFSPISSGRSGLSPFGPSGYGLGMNLEPGLRPTYGGNSNFGSSLGYARMLSPFYSGNSNRYNTPIGYNVGNGRSSPVLNTTIRNVWGNNGINNNSNPASTGAYLTSSNGGFEVAIGNNGSNWGANSFTTESRGIASGYNSANGYGSGSSSFGLGGGGYGRNGDTCVAPTSSFPGSTVGYEGSYRDLYQNGSVYGDSTWRSSSPDLDGSSTFGYGLGDLPADVTAKSSGGYIGGYNVTSRQPNRGIAA; encoded by the exons ATGGAGCCAGATCATGGGAAGCTCTTCATTGGTGGGATTTCCTGGGACACAGATGAGGAACGGCTCAAGGAATATTTCAGGAAGTATGGAGAGGTGGTGGAGGCTGTGATCATGAGGGATCGTGTAACCGGTCGTGCTCGTGGTTTTGGGTTTGTTGTCTTTGCGGATCCTGCTGTTGCAGAAAGAGTAGTTATGGATAAGCACATGATCGATTGCCGCACA GTGGAAGCAAAGAAGGCTGTTCCTAAGGAGGATCAGCACATTTTAAACAGAACTGGGGTTGTCAATGGTTCCCCCAGTCCTGGACGTACAAAAAAGATTTTTGTTGGAGGTTTAGCGTCCACAGTCACCGAGAGTGACTTTAAGAAGTACTTTGATCAATTTGGCACAGTCACTGATGTTGTAGTGATGTATGATCACAACACACAAAGGCCAAGAGGCTTCGGATTTATTACGTATGACTCGGAGGAGGCTGTTGACAGAGTTCTGCATAAAACATTTCATGAACTCAATGGTAAGATGGTTGAGGTCAAGAGGGCAGTCCCTAAAGGGCTATCCCCAGGGCCCAGCCGGAGCCCTATGATAGGACACAACTATAGTCCAGGTAGGACCAATAGTTTCCTCAACAGCTATGCTCAAAGTTATAATATGAGCCCGATTGGAGGTTTTGGCATTAGTATGGACACCAGGTTCAGTCCAATCTCTAGTGGTCGTAGCGGGTTGTCTCCATTTGGCCCTTCTGGATATGGATTAGGTATGAATCTGGAGCCAGGGTTGAGACCAACGTATGGTGGTAATTCCAACTTTGGCAGTAGTCTAGGATATGCACGAATGTTGAGCCCCTTTTATAGTGGCAATTCAAACAGGTATAATACCCCTATTGGATATAATGTGGGTAATGGGAGAAGCAGTCCTGTATTAAACACAACTATTCGGAATGTCTGGGGAAACAACGGCATCAACAATAACTCGAACCCTGCCAGTACCGGGGCTTACTTGACCTCTTCAAATGGAGGTTTTGAAGTTGCGATTGGAAATAATGGCTCAAATTGGGGCGCTAATTCTTTTACAACTGAAAGTAGAGGCATTGCTTCAGGCTATAATAGTGCTAATGGTTATGGAAGTGGAAGTAGCAGCTTTGGATTGGGAGGGGGAGGATATGGAAGAAACGGTGACACTTGTGTAGCcccaacatcatcatttccTGGATCAACTGTTGGTTATGAGGGGTCTTATAGGGACTTGTACCAGAACGGTTCAGTTTATGGCGACTCAACTTGGCGCTCTAGCAGTCCTGATCTAGATGGTTCTAGCACATTTGGTTATGGGCTGGGCGATTTACCTGCAGACGTCACAGCCAAAAGTTCTGGTGGCTATATTGGAGGTTACAATGTTACCAGTAGACAACCAAATAGAG GAATTGCTGCTTAG
- the LOC137714996 gene encoding protein TORNADO 1-like: METSQNNLKDLQWLLDAIKSESLSLHNISFYLSQPSSFGFQETENSVNINVSNDSLSFFSHFLTALATSKTNQLLMNLEFHQVQWDVQQLRHLSALLESSSSIRQVGFRRNRFDKQCLAELCEIVKRNRVIKEIMFSESGIGFAGAGFLASALKVNESLEELQIWEDSIGSKGAEELSKMIEVNSTLKVLTIFDSNSITATPLISAVLARNRSMEVHVWSGENGERSSKVVEFLPENSTLRIYRLDLSGACRVACALGWNSTVKSLDLTGVRLKSRWAKEFRWVLEQNQTLKEVNLSKTWLKDKGVVYVAAGLFKNQSLECLCLDGNAFGGIGVEHLLCPLSRFSALQYQANITLKSVTLGGGRTKIGREGLAAILQMLTTNESLTRLGIYDDESLRPDDFVKLFKSLEKNASLRHLSLQGCKGVQGEQVLQAIMETLQVNPWLENIDLARTPLQNSGKTDGVYQRLGQNGKPEPEMDLLKDMPLTVPKSCRVFFCGQEYAGKTTLCNSILQSVSSSKVPYVDQVRSLVNPVEQAVRTVGMKIKTFKDDDSTRISIWNLAGQHEFYSLHDLMFPGHGSASFFVIVSSLFRKTNNREPKNSMEIEEDLQYWLRFIVSNSRRAVQQCMLPNVTVVLTHYDKINQPSQNLQVAVNSIQKLRDKFQGFVDFYPTVFTIDARSSASVSKLTHHLLKTSKTVLQRVPRIYQLCNDLTQILSDWRSENYNKPAMQWKEFNELCQVKVPSLRVRSRHDNKEKVEMRRRVVATCLHHIGEVIYFDELGFLILDCEWFCGEVLGQLIRLDLRSRSSNENNGFISKKDLEKILRGSLQSPIPGVGTKVFENLDATDLVRMMLKLELCYEQDPSDRNSLLLIPSILEEGRGKPQRWQLSRPESLYAGRHLECDDSSHMFLTPGFFPRLQVHLHNRIMALKNQHGATYSLEKYLISITINGIYIRVELGGQLGYYIDILACSTKNLTETLRVIQQLIIPAIHSLCNGITLTENVIRPECVQNLTPPRYRKTQFVPLQQLKQALLSVPADSMYDYQHTWDPISDSGRQILGPGFDLARDLLSDDDFREVLHRRYHDLYNLAQELQIPPESDPENTLSTSDEPDKVDPTFGGIAKGVEAVLQRLKIIEQEIRDLKQEIQGLRYYEHRLLAELHRKVNYLVTYNVQIEERKVPNMFYFVRTENYSRRLITNMVPGMNAIRLHMLCEFRREMHVVEDQMGCELMQVDNRTVKSLAPYTTKFMKLLTFALKIGAHLAAGMGEMIPDLSREVAHLADSSLLYGAAGAVAAGAVGAAAIGQGRNRSKAAESSRDIQQDQRTAQQWVLDFLRDRKCSTGKDIAEKFGLWRVRYRDDGQIAWICRRHINLRAHEIIEVPL; encoded by the exons ATGGAAACGAGCCAGAACAATCTCAAGGATCTCCAATGGCTTCTGGATGCCATCAAATCCGAAAGCCTCAGCCTCCACAACATCTCCTTCTACCTCTCTCAACCCTCTTCCTTCGGCTTCCAGGAAACCGAAAACTCCGTCAACATCAACGTTTCGAACGACAgcctctctttcttctcccaCTTCCTCACAGCTTTAGCAACATCCAAAACCAACCAACTTCTGATGAACTTGGAGTTTCACCAGGTTCAGTGGGACGTGCAGCAGCTTCGCCATCTTTCGGCGTTGCTTGAGAGTAGTTCGAGCATCAGGCAAGTTGGGTTTCGGAGAAACAGATTTGACAAACAATGCTTGGCAGAGTTGTGTGAGATCGTGAAGAGGAATAGAGTGATCAAAGAGATTATGTTTTCGGAATCAGGTATCGGGTTTGCTGGAGCCGGGTTTCTTGCTTCTGCGCTTAAGGTCAATGAGAGCTTGGAGGAGTTGCAGATATGGGAAGACTCTATTGGGTCGAAAGGCGCAGAGGAGCTCTCGAAGATGATTGAAGTGAACTCAACACTGAAGGTGTTGACAATATTTGACTCGAATTCGATCACTGCAACTCCACTTATTTCTGCAGTTTTAGCAAGGAATAGGTCTATGGAAGTCCATGTTTGGAGTGGAGAAAACGGAGAGAGAAGCTCGAAGGTGGTTGAGTTTCTACCCGAAAACAGCACGCTTAGGATTTACAGGCTCGACCTTTCGGGCGCTTGCAGGGTTGCCTGTGCTCTCGGGTGGAACTCAACGGTTAAGTCCCTCGACCTTACTGGAGTGCGGTTGAAATCAAGGTGGGCTAAGGAGTTTCGGTGGGTTTTGGAACAGAACCAGACCCTCAAAGAGGTAAACTTGTCTAAAACTTGGCTGAAAGATAAGGGGGTTGTGTATGTAGCAGCTGGACTCTTCAAGAACCAGAGCTTGGAGTGCTTGTGTTTAGATGGGAACGCGTTTGGAGGTATCGGAGTTGAGCATTTACTCTGCCCTTTGAGCAGGTTCTCTGCCTTGCAATATCAAGCAAACATTACTTTAAAATCGGTAACACTTGGAGGTGGAAGAACCAAGATTGGAAGGGAGGGGCTTGCAGCAATTTTACAGATGCTGACAACTAATGAAAGTTTGACGCGGTTAGGTATATACGATGATGAGAGTTTAAGGCCCGATGATTTTGTTAAACTCTTCAAAAGCTTGGAGAAGAATGCCAGCTTGAGACACTTATCGTTACAGGGCTGCAAAGGCGTTCAAGGAGAGCAGGTTCTGCAGGCAATCATGGAGACATTGCAGGTAAATCCTTGGCTTGAAAATATTGATCTTGCAAGAACGCCGCTGCAGAATTCAGGAAAGACGGATGGGGTCTATCAAAGACTCGGGCAGAATGGGAAGCCTGAACCGGAAATGGATTTGCTTAAAGACATGCCACTTACAGTACCAAAAAGTTGTAGAGTGTTCTTCTGCGGGCAAGAATATGCAG GTAAGACTACATTGTGCAATTCCATATTGCAGAGTGTCTCCTCTTCAAAGGTTCCGTATGTGGACCAAGTACGATCTTTAGTGAACCCGGTTGAGCAAGCTGTTCGAACAGTTGGAATGAAGATTAAGACTTTCAAAGATGATGACAGCACAAGGATTTCAATATGGAATCTTGCTGGTCAGCATGAATTCTATTCTCTCCATGATCTCATGTTCCCGGGGCATGGCAGTGCGTCATTCTTTGTCATCGTATCCAGTTTATTCAGGAAAACGAACAACAGAGAACCGAAAAACTCGATGGAGATAGAAGAGGACCTCCAGTACTGGCTCAGGTTCATAGTCTCAAACTCTAGAAGAGCAGTGCAGCAATGCATGCTACCAAATGTCACGGTTGTACTCACGCACTATGACAAAATCAATCAACCGTCACAAAACTTACAGGTTGCAGTGAACTCGATTCAAAAATTGCGAGACAAGTTCCAGGGATTTGTTGACTTCTATCCAACAGTGTTCACAATTGATGCAAGATCATCGGCATCAGTGAGTAAGCTCACTCATCACCTTCTAAAGACAAGCAAGACAGTTCTCCAAAGAGTCCCAAGAATCTATCAGCTCTGCAATGATCTGACACAAATATTATCAGATTGGAGATCAGAGAACTACAACAAGCCAGCGATGCAGTGGAAGGAGTTCAACGAGCTATGCCAAGTTAAGGTTCCATCATTAAGAGTCCGATCAAGACATGATAACAAAGAGAAGGTGGAAATGAGGAGGCGGGTTGTTGCTACTTGCCTTCACCACATAGGAGAGGTAATTTATTTTGATGAGCTCGGGTTTCTGATCTTAGATTGTGAGTGGTTCTGCGGCGAGGTGCTTGGCCAACTAATAAGACTAGATTTAAGAAGTCGAAGCTCAAATGAGAACAATGGATTCATCAGCAAGAAAGATTTGGAGAAGATTCTAAGAGGAAGCTTGCAGAGTCCAATTCCTGGAGTGGGTACGAAGGTATTTGAGAACTTGGACGCAACTGATCTTGTGAGAATGATGCTTAAACTGGAACTATGTTACGAACAAGACCCTTCAGATCGTAATTCTTTGCTGTTGATCCCCTCCATTCttgaagaaggaagaggaaagcCACAACGATGGCAGTTAAGCAGACCGGAGTCCCTTTATGCCGGGAGGCATCTTGAATGCGATGATTCCAGCCACATGTTCCTCACACCTGGCTTCTTTCCTCGATTACAG GTGCATCTGCATAACAGAATCATGGCCTTGAAGAACCAACATGGAGCGACTTACAGCCTTGAGAAGTACCTGATCTCGATAACTATCAATGGAATCTATATCAGAGTAGAACTGGGAGGACAGCTGGGTTACTACATCGATATCCTCGCATGCTCCACCAAGAACCTGACAGAAACCCTGAGGGTTATCCAGCAGCTTATAATTCCAGCAATTCATAGCCTCTGTAACGGTATCACCTTGACTGAAAATGTCATACGGCCAGAATGCGTGCAAAATCTCACTCCTCCAAGATACAGGAAGACGCAATTTGTGCCGTTGCAACAATTAAAACAGGCATTACTTTCTGTTCCTGCAGACAGCATGTATGATTACCAGCATACCTGGGATCCAATCTCGGACTCCGGAAGACAAATTCTAGGACCTGGTTTTGATCTGGCCCGAGACCTCCTATCAGATGATGACTTCCGTGAAGTGCTCCATCGGAGATATCATGACCTATACAACCTTGCTCAGGAACTGCAAATCCCACCTGAGAGCGACCCGGAGAACACATTATCCACAAGTGACGAGCCTGACAAAGTTGATCCAACCTTCGGTGGAATTGCCAAGGGGGTTGAAGCGGTTTTGCAGAGGCTGAAGATCATTGAGCAAGAAATCAGAGACTTGAAGCAAGAGATCCAAGGGCTGAGATATTACGAGCACAGACTCCTTGCGGAGCTTCATCGCAAAGTGAATTACCTTGTGACATACAATGTCCAAATTGAAGAGAGGAAAGTGCCGAATATGTTCTACTTTGTTAGAACAGAAAACTACTCGAGGAGATTGATCACCAACATGGTTCCCGGCATGAATGCTATTCGACTGCACATGTTATGTGAATTTCGACGAGAAATGCATGTTGTTGAAGATCAAATGGGGTGCGAACTGATGCAGGTTGACAACAGGACCGTGAAGTCTTTGGCACCGTACACCACAAAGTTCATGAAACTGCTTACATTTGCTCTCAAGATAGGAGCACATCTAGCCGCTGGCATGGGAGAAATGATACCAGATTTGAGCAGGGAAGTCGCTCACCTGGCTGATTCTTCCCTCCTTTATGGAGCCGCAGGGGCAGTTGCTGCTGGCGCAGTGGGAGCTGCAGCAATTGGGCAGGGAAGGAACAGAAGTAAGGCTGCAGAAAGCTCAAGAGACATCCAGCAAGATCAGAGAACAGCACAACAGTGGGTTCTGGATTTCCTGAGGGACCGGAAATGCTCAACTGGAAAGGATATTGCCGAGAAGTTTGGTTTGTGGAGAGTGCGGTACAGAGACGATGGTCAGATTGCATGGATCTGCAGGAGGCATATTAACCTCAGAGCACATGAAATAATTGAAGTGCCACTTTGA
- the LOC137714998 gene encoding uncharacterized protein — translation MDSPQSVVSPFKSSVAEPEKQFICTNGPVSNGTDANIDSNSENFIGVLEVYVHQARDIQNICIYHKQDVYAKLCLTSDPEKPVSTKTINGGGRNPVFNDNVQLNVRTVDSSLKCEIWMLSRVKNYLEDQLLGFSLVPLSEVLVKNGKLEKEFSLSSNDLFHSPSGFVQLSLSYTGDLPEVMSLASNPIVQDSEIAESCELDRLEFPDPNIDNEDQRMVSEYIKIPCSEFESQSSEFVTADTETQPSSKVGVHAVESLSTATIESAHVWKLDSPPSSLSTNGESSASGHTSSESYDAPSALKSPNHEQVSASEEKKVDKDGEINSSDAVPSDTFEKPTVTVTVPEHTAVQQDFVDMYMKSMQQFTESLAKMKLPLDLESPTSSGNSSTVQKIETPKSSGSRVFYGSRAFF, via the coding sequence ATGGATTCTCCTCAATCTGTTGTGTCTCCATTCAAAAGCTCTGTTGCCGAGCCTGAGAAGCAGTTCATTTGTACCAATGGGCCTGTATCCAATGGAACTGATGCCAATATAGATAGTAACTCAGAGAACTTCATTGGTGTTCTCGAGGTTTATGTTCATCAGGCTAGGGACATCCAGAACATCTGCATATACCACAAGCAAGATGTCTATGCTAAGCTATGCCTGACGAGTGATCCTGAAAAACCAGTCTCCACCAAGACCATTAACGGTGGTGGTAGAAATCCAGTCTTCAATGACAATGTCCAGCTCAATGTTCGGACTGTTGATTCCTCCCTCAAATGCGAGATTTGGATGCTGAGCAGGGTCAAGAATTATCTTGAAGATCAGTTGCTGGGGTTTTCTTTGGTGCCTTTGTCAGAGGTCCTCGTTAAGAATGGGAAGTTAGAGAAAGAGTTCTCTCTTTCTTCAAATGATCTGTTTCATTCCCCATCAGGGTTTGTCCAGTTGTCCCTCTCATACACTGGAGATCTGCCAGAAGTAATGTCCCTGGCCTCAAATCCTATTGTGCAGGACTCGGAGATAGCTGAGTCATGTGAATTAGATAGGTTAGAGTTCCCAGATCCGAACATTGACAATGAAGACCAGAGGATGGTTtcagagtacattaagatcccATGTTCTGAGTTTGAGTCTCAAAGCTCTGAGTTTGTCACGGCTGACACTGAAACTCAGCCTAGTTCCAAAGTGGGTGTTCATGCTGTAGAAAGCTTGTCGACTGCTACTATTGAGTCCGCTCATGTTTGGAAGCTTGATTCTCCCCCAAGCAGCCTGTCAACTAATGGTGAATCATCTGCGTCGGGTCATACAAGCTCAGAGTCATATGATGCTCCATCAGCTTTGAAATCTCCAAATCACGAACAAGTTTCAGCTTCGGAAGAGAAGAAAGTGGATAAAGATGGTGAGATTAATTCATCTGATGCGGTGCCGAGTGATACATTTGAGAAGCCTACTGTCACAGTCACCGTTCCAGAGCATACGGCGGTGCAGCAGGATTTTGTAGACATGTACATGAAAAGCATGCAGCAATTCACTGAATCTTTGGCGAAAATGAAGCTTCCGTTGGACCTTGAATCACCAACCAGTTCAGGAAACTCGAGCACTGTTCAGAAAATAGAGACACCAAAGAGCAGTGGTTCCCGTGTGTTTTACGGTAGTAGGGCGTTCTTCTGA